One genomic segment of Clostridium estertheticum subsp. estertheticum includes these proteins:
- a CDS encoding DUF4003 family protein, whose amino-acid sequence MNQLVKEKLDKLIALFQEVSSEYKWEGSLTNHFTALTYTINNREFDKEKIKDVRKYINQNTGIFSNYRGTSNIILSALLSSKYESPKQEFDRILDYDKKMRKAGYKNNMYLPIASYALLTSCSGEGLDTRINKALEIYSETKKNHPWLTGGDDYPLSILLANSEDTVKNTIENMDECYKLLNENGFHKSNGLQFLSHILQFRKEENKVTVLRCKEIFDKLKDNNLKVYTGGYAMIGFLSLLGDKGYDAVDQVIEVVSILKSTKKYKWLTKETHLYTAAALVSDVFIQNIKNQKDLIQTTIGISIETLIAAQTVAIIAAASSTAAMASTSSS is encoded by the coding sequence ATGAATCAATTAGTAAAAGAAAAACTAGATAAGTTGATAGCTTTATTTCAAGAAGTATCTAGTGAGTATAAATGGGAAGGATCTTTAACTAATCATTTTACTGCATTGACTTATACAATAAATAACAGAGAGTTTGATAAAGAAAAGATAAAAGATGTGAGAAAGTATATTAATCAAAATACAGGAATATTTTCTAATTATAGAGGGACTTCTAATATCATTTTATCAGCTTTGTTATCATCTAAATATGAGAGTCCAAAACAAGAATTTGATAGAATACTGGATTATGATAAAAAGATGAGAAAAGCAGGATATAAAAATAATATGTATTTACCAATAGCAAGTTATGCCCTTTTAACTAGCTGTAGTGGAGAAGGATTGGATACAAGAATAAACAAAGCACTAGAGATATATAGTGAAACGAAAAAAAATCATCCATGGTTAACTGGTGGAGATGATTATCCACTTTCTATACTTTTAGCTAATTCAGAAGACACTGTTAAAAATACTATAGAGAATATGGATGAATGTTATAAATTGTTAAATGAAAATGGCTTCCATAAAAGTAATGGGCTTCAATTTTTATCTCATATATTACAATTTCGTAAAGAAGAAAATAAAGTTACGGTTTTAAGATGTAAAGAAATATTTGATAAATTAAAAGATAATAACTTGAAGGTGTATACTGGTGGGTATGCCATGATTGGGTTTTTATCATTACTTGGAGATAAAGGGTATGATGCAGTAGATCAAGTAATTGAAGTTGTAAGTATTCTTAAGTCAACTAAAAAATATAAATGGTTAACGAAAGAAACTCATTTGTATACTGCGGCTGCTTTGGTTAGTGATGTATTTATTCAAAATATCAAAAATCAAAAAGATCTTATTCAAACAACTATTGGCATTTCTATTGAAACATTAATTGCAGCGCAAACAGTAGCAATCATTGCAGCAGCTAGTAGTACAGCAGCTATGGCTTCAACATCATCATCCTAA
- a CDS encoding type I restriction endonuclease subunit R, translating to MDNKDFDEKNISQIPAIEVLKNLDYKYIDTKEASKLRGNLYNVLLRPILKKKLNELNSYTYKGKEYKFSEKNINEASMDIDELLTDGLVKTNEKIFQSLMLGRSYIENLQDGTKRSFTMKFVDWDKTNNNDFYVVEEVTVESEDGRKSPRLDLVLFMNGIPFGVIECKKSSILTEQGISQMLRNQSKDYIPQLFKFIQIVMATNKNETKYATCSTPKQFWSVWKEQDEKWLNSKVKKVVIDRLPTNQDKNIVSLFYPGRVIELIKYFILFDKDIKKICRYQQYFAVKEIIKTINKNDKNGNRQSGLIWHTQGSGKSLTMVMVAKYILSELKQFKPRVVIVTDRIDLDKQINRTFNHTRLKAIRAATGKHLIDLIENNEADIITTLVHKFNTASKKEKKLESRDIFVLVDESHRSQYNQLNIKMKEVFPNACYLGFTGTPLMKNDKTLDKFGGKFIHKYTMVDGVNDKAIVPLLYEGKMVEQSVNKKAIDMQLDIITRNLNDDHKDQVMKKWSSFEKVASSDQRISLIAFDINEHFINNYKSKDLLYTAMFATNSKKDSIKYLRAFEALGDLNVGVIISAPDMREGYDEVNKKPDDLIIEFWNEMMDKYENPTDYEETLKDEFDHGELDLLIVVDKLLTGFDAPRAAVLYIDKEMKDHTLLQAIARINRLYKDKEYGYIVDYRGLIKKLDDAMEMYSGAGLESFEGKYLKGAVHNVIMIIGDIRQYYTELVNFFSIIKNKDDVEEYEIYLADKKVREDFYNILCNFGRNIAIALESEKIYNALGKEEIEKYKSAFKFYQKLRESVKHRYSDSIDAKEYEARMQKLIDNYIAAEGMMIITNPVDILDKEAFEEEVERITNPRSKADTIRTRLSKSISEKYDENPAYYQRFSDRIQKVLEEYKNRRISEASDLDYLTKIEDIMKNYRAKKDDTYYPDSIKNNENAQAFYGEVNNVIKESKASYTTKEDEIGVLALEIDYVIKENCKVDWHDNIDVHNKIAQEIDDILYDYTSKSNLDIPFEDIDKIIEKVKNVALKRY from the coding sequence ATGGATAACAAAGATTTTGATGAAAAGAATATAAGTCAAATTCCAGCTATAGAGGTATTAAAGAATTTAGATTATAAATACATAGATACTAAGGAGGCTAGTAAATTAAGGGGCAATCTTTATAATGTTTTGTTAAGGCCAATATTAAAAAAAAAGTTAAATGAGTTGAACTCATATACTTATAAAGGAAAAGAGTACAAGTTTAGTGAAAAAAATATTAATGAAGCTTCAATGGATATTGATGAATTATTAACAGATGGGTTAGTTAAAACCAATGAAAAAATATTTCAATCTTTAATGTTAGGTAGAAGTTATATTGAAAATTTACAAGATGGTACCAAGCGTAGTTTTACGATGAAGTTTGTTGATTGGGACAAAACAAATAATAACGATTTTTATGTAGTTGAGGAGGTTACTGTTGAAAGTGAGGACGGGAGAAAAAGTCCTAGACTAGATTTAGTCCTATTTATGAATGGTATTCCTTTTGGAGTAATTGAATGTAAGAAATCTTCCATTTTAACAGAGCAGGGAATTAGCCAAATGTTAAGGAATCAATCTAAGGATTACATACCACAACTTTTTAAATTTATACAAATTGTTATGGCTACAAATAAGAATGAAACTAAATATGCTACTTGCAGTACACCTAAGCAGTTTTGGAGTGTTTGGAAAGAGCAAGATGAAAAGTGGCTTAATAGTAAAGTGAAAAAAGTAGTAATTGATAGATTACCTACAAACCAAGATAAGAATATTGTCTCGTTATTTTATCCTGGCAGGGTAATTGAATTAATTAAATACTTCATTTTATTTGATAAGGATATAAAGAAAATATGTAGATATCAACAGTATTTTGCTGTAAAGGAAATAATTAAGACTATTAATAAAAACGATAAAAATGGGAATAGACAATCAGGGTTAATATGGCATACTCAAGGATCAGGTAAGTCATTGACCATGGTTATGGTTGCAAAATATATTTTATCTGAGCTTAAACAATTTAAACCTAGAGTTGTAATTGTTACAGATAGAATTGATCTGGACAAGCAAATTAATAGAACATTTAATCATACAAGGTTAAAAGCTATTAGGGCTGCTACAGGAAAACATTTAATAGATTTGATAGAGAATAATGAAGCAGATATTATTACTACATTAGTTCATAAATTTAATACCGCATCAAAAAAAGAAAAAAAACTTGAGTCGAGAGATATCTTTGTTTTAGTAGATGAATCTCATAGAAGTCAATACAACCAATTAAATATTAAGATGAAAGAAGTGTTTCCTAACGCATGTTATTTAGGGTTTACAGGTACTCCACTTATGAAAAATGATAAAACTCTTGATAAGTTCGGTGGGAAGTTTATTCATAAATATACAATGGTAGATGGGGTTAATGATAAGGCTATAGTACCTCTTTTATATGAAGGAAAAATGGTAGAACAAAGTGTTAATAAGAAAGCTATTGATATGCAATTAGATATAATAACTAGAAATTTAAATGATGATCATAAAGATCAAGTTATGAAAAAATGGAGTTCGTTTGAAAAAGTAGCTTCTAGTGATCAAAGAATAAGTTTGATAGCTTTTGATATTAATGAGCATTTTATAAATAATTACAAATCTAAAGACTTACTTTATACAGCAATGTTTGCAACTAATAGCAAAAAAGATTCCATTAAATATTTAAGAGCTTTTGAAGCTTTAGGTGACTTAAATGTTGGAGTGATTATTTCGGCACCAGATATGAGAGAGGGTTATGACGAAGTTAATAAAAAACCAGATGATTTAATAATTGAATTTTGGAATGAAATGATGGATAAATATGAAAATCCCACGGACTATGAGGAGACTTTAAAAGACGAATTCGATCATGGAGAGTTAGATTTATTAATCGTTGTAGATAAACTTTTAACTGGGTTTGATGCCCCAAGGGCCGCTGTTTTATATATAGATAAGGAAATGAAGGACCATACATTGCTTCAAGCAATTGCAAGAATCAACCGTCTATATAAAGATAAAGAATATGGATATATAGTAGATTATAGGGGCTTAATTAAAAAGCTAGATGATGCTATGGAGATGTATTCAGGTGCAGGACTTGAAAGCTTTGAAGGGAAATATTTAAAAGGAGCCGTACATAATGTTATTATGATTATTGGTGACATTAGACAATATTATACAGAGCTTGTTAATTTCTTTAGCATAATTAAAAATAAAGATGATGTCGAGGAATATGAAATATATTTAGCAGATAAAAAAGTAAGAGAAGATTTTTATAATATACTATGCAACTTTGGTAGAAATATTGCTATAGCATTGGAATCAGAAAAAATTTATAATGCTTTAGGTAAAGAAGAAATAGAGAAATATAAGTCTGCTTTTAAGTTTTATCAAAAATTAAGGGAATCAGTAAAACACAGATATTCAGATAGTATTGATGCTAAAGAATATGAAGCTAGAATGCAAAAATTAATTGATAATTATATAGCAGCAGAAGGTATGATGATAATTACAAATCCTGTTGATATATTAGACAAGGAAGCCTTTGAGGAAGAGGTAGAAAGAATTACAAATCCAAGGTCTAAAGCAGATACTATTAGAACAAGACTTAGCAAGAGCATATCAGAAAAATATGATGAAAATCCAGCATATTATCAGAGGTTTTCTGATAGAATCCAAAAAGTTTTGGAAGAATATAAAAATAGGCGAATATCTGAGGCATCAGATTTAGATTATTTAACTAAAATTGAGGATATAATGAAAAACTATAGAGCGAAGAAAGATGATACTTATTATCCAGATTCAATAAAAAACAATGAAAATGCTCAGGCATTTTATGGAGAAGTTAATAACGTTATCAAAGAAAGTAAAGCTTCCTATACCACTAAAGAAGATGAAATAGGTGTTTTGGCTTTAGAAATTGATTATGTAATAAAAGAAAATTGTAAAGTTGATTGGCATGATAATATAGATGTACACAATAAAATAGCTCAAGAAATTGATGATATTTTATATGATTATACTAGTAAAAGCAACTTAGATATTCCTTTTGAAGATATAGACAAGATAATCGAAAAGGTAAAGAATGTAGCACTAAAAAGGTATTAG
- a CDS encoding toxin-antitoxin system TumE family protein, which translates to MKNNLKGKLEKSNFKLIEKEFSDLILTVAEIDQTGMGSRPNVTRKTYTFKDNTFLSITERYISGGIIDYYNYDLYNSNEEIIIKFHSEPHQNKKQQTKTEPYHIHKHNTLGVEDRLPNYVYKRLTEIFEYIKSRID; encoded by the coding sequence ATGAAAAATAATTTAAAAGGCAAATTAGAAAAATCTAACTTTAAACTTATAGAAAAAGAATTTTCAGACCTAATATTAACAGTTGCTGAAATTGATCAAACGGGAATGGGTTCAAGACCAAATGTAACAAGAAAAACGTATACTTTTAAAGACAATACTTTTCTTTCCATAACGGAAAGATATATATCAGGCGGAATTATTGATTACTACAATTACGATTTATACAATAGCAATGAGGAGATTATAATCAAATTTCATAGTGAGCCACATCAAAATAAGAAACAACAAACTAAAACTGAACCATATCATATTCATAAACACAATACATTAGGAGTAGAAGATAGATTGCCTAATTATGTATATAAAAGATTAACAGAAATATTTGAATACATAAAATCAAGGATAGACTAA
- a CDS encoding restriction endonuclease subunit S yields MNKGIAERIEMIKQWKIPKGYKKINDVIIPIDWDKKKLKDIITLISGQHINASDYNEDKNGIPYLTGPSDFVDKKPNITRYTSKPKSMCSKDDILITVKGSGVGKSFIVMNEYCIGRQLMAIRAQDELKSLVYYNLQHKEANYNSDSAGLIPGITRSGIENSDIFISSNNTENKKIGTVLCEFDKVITLKQKLLQEKQKQKKGLMERILSGPDRAWKTVKLGTVMKERNEIGYNGLELLAITSANGVVRRREVNITDNSSEDKSKYKRILQGDIGYNTMRMWQGVSGLSQYEGIVSPAYTVLKSTQKVDSEFMSYLFKLPQVINLFHRYSQGLVKDTLNLKYKNFKGINVTIPKKLEKQKQIANILRTADKEIYWLKKELETLKQQKKGLMQILLTGIVRVKCD; encoded by the coding sequence ATGAATAAAGGAATTGCTGAGAGAATTGAAATGATAAAACAATGGAAGATACCTAAAGGATATAAGAAAATTAATGATGTAATAATTCCTATTGATTGGGATAAAAAGAAATTAAAAGATATAATAACCTTGATATCAGGACAACACATAAATGCAAGTGATTATAATGAAGATAAAAATGGGATACCATACCTAACAGGTCCATCAGATTTTGTAGATAAAAAGCCAAATATTACAAGGTATACCTCAAAACCTAAAAGTATGTGTTCAAAGGATGATATTTTAATTACAGTAAAAGGCTCAGGAGTTGGGAAAAGCTTTATTGTGATGAATGAGTACTGTATAGGAAGACAGTTAATGGCCATCCGAGCCCAAGATGAATTGAAAAGTTTAGTATATTATAATTTACAACACAAAGAAGCAAATTATAATAGCGATTCTGCTGGTTTGATTCCTGGTATTACAAGATCCGGTATAGAAAATAGTGATATTTTTATTTCATCAAATAATACTGAAAATAAAAAAATTGGAACGGTTTTATGTGAATTTGATAAAGTTATAACATTGAAACAAAAACTCCTACAAGAAAAACAAAAACAGAAAAAAGGATTAATGGAGAGAATTTTGAGTGGACCTGATAGAGCATGGAAGACAGTAAAACTTGGAACAGTAATGAAAGAACGTAATGAAATTGGATATAATGGCTTAGAATTATTAGCTATTACATCAGCTAATGGAGTGGTTCGAAGAAGAGAAGTTAATATAACAGATAATTCAAGTGAAGATAAGAGCAAGTATAAGAGGATTTTACAAGGTGATATAGGATACAACACTATGAGAATGTGGCAAGGGGTTTCAGGATTATCACAGTATGAAGGCATTGTAAGTCCAGCATATACAGTACTTAAATCAACACAAAAAGTAGATTCTGAGTTTATGTCATATTTATTTAAGTTACCACAAGTTATAAATTTATTTCATAGATATTCTCAAGGATTAGTTAAAGATACTCTAAATTTAAAATATAAAAATTTTAAAGGTATAAATGTCACTATACCTAAAAAACTAGAAAAACAAAAGCAAATAGCTAATATTTTAAGAACAGCAGATAAAGAAATTTACTGGCTGAAAAAGGAATTAGAAACTCTCAAACAACAAAAGAAGGGTCTAATGCAGATTCTCCTAACAGGAATAGTAAGAGTTAAATGTGATTAG
- a CDS encoding DUF5655 domain-containing protein encodes MFLYKIDGNNLEEIKENTFSKEVELHKLCENNLENIFGLRFVKREFSFNNFRLDTLAFNESSKSFVIIEYKNTSNFSVIDQGYSYLSLMLNNKADFILEYNENCNSTLKRDDVDWSQSRVIFVSPAFNNYQKEAINFKDLPFELWEVKRFTNDTMYFNLIKSSKGSESIKTIATSGSEVDIVNTEVKVYTEEQHLNNSSEEIIELYGKIKDFILSLDATIDIKAKKLELGFIYNKKVMLDIHLQKKALKIWLNTKAGTLDDPRNIARDVSNTGHWGNGDYQIQISNDEDIEYIFSLIKQLYKSKNK; translated from the coding sequence ATGTTTTTATATAAAATAGATGGGAATAACTTAGAGGAAATAAAGGAAAATACTTTTTCAAAGGAAGTGGAACTTCATAAGTTATGTGAAAATAATTTAGAAAATATATTTGGGTTAAGGTTTGTTAAGAGGGAATTTTCTTTTAATAACTTTAGGCTTGATACTTTAGCATTTAATGAGAGCAGTAAGTCTTTTGTAATTATTGAGTATAAGAATACTAGTAACTTTAGTGTTATAGATCAAGGCTATTCGTATCTTTCTTTAATGCTTAATAATAAGGCTGATTTTATACTTGAGTATAATGAAAACTGTAATAGCACATTAAAGAGAGACGATGTGGACTGGTCACAATCAAGGGTTATATTTGTATCTCCAGCCTTTAATAATTATCAAAAGGAGGCTATTAATTTTAAAGACTTACCTTTTGAGTTATGGGAAGTAAAGAGATTTACTAATGATACAATGTATTTTAATCTAATTAAATCATCAAAAGGTAGTGAATCTATAAAGACAATAGCTACAAGCGGTAGTGAAGTTGATATTGTAAATACAGAAGTTAAAGTATATACAGAAGAACAGCACTTAAATAACTCTAGTGAAGAAATTATTGAGTTATATGGAAAAATAAAAGATTTTATACTATCATTAGATGCCACTATTGATATAAAAGCTAAAAAATTAGAATTAGGTTTTATATATAATAAGAAAGTAATGCTAGATATACATTTACAAAAAAAAGCCTTGAAAATTTGGTTAAATACAAAAGCAGGTACGTTAGATGATCCTAGAAATATTGCAAGAGATGTTTCAAATACTGGACATTGGGGAAATGGCGATTATCAGATACAAATAAGTAATGACGAGGATATCGAGTACATATTTAGTTTGATTAAGCAGTTATATAAATCGAAGAATAAATGA
- a CDS encoding type I restriction-modification system subunit M produces MEKTTQGEINSTLWRAADTFRGKIDSSLYKDYILVMLFVKYLSDVYKEHYDEYAQKYNGDEARIERALGRERFSLDKKSTFDYLYENRNSTEVGDTINKALEHIEESNKSKLRGVFRNIDFNSQVILGNTKERNDILRTLLIDFNGLDLRPEHLEGNDVIGDSYEYMIAQFASDAGKKGGEFFTPSMVSELLSRLVKPKENDRIYDPTCGSGSLLIRAFKKVPNGKAQIYGQERNGQTHSLCKMNMFLHGIDDAKIANGDTLANPLHLEDDKLMKFQVVVANPPFSLDKWAMGFSGAETENSKESDDKKFKMEASLDPYRRFEWGVPPSSKGDFAFVLHMVYSLAEDGRMGVVLPHGVLFRGASEGKIRKELLDRNLLDAVIGLPTNLFFGTGIPAAILIFKKNREKQDVLFIDASGEGHFEKDKNQNKLREEDLKEIEKVYNNYKTIDKYSYLATLDEIKENDYNLNIPRYVDIFEEEKMVDMDEVAQNINNIKAELQEVEKEMAKYLDELGL; encoded by the coding sequence ATGGAAAAGACAACACAAGGGGAAATAAATTCAACTTTATGGAGAGCTGCAGATACCTTTAGAGGGAAGATAGATTCCTCATTATATAAGGATTATATTTTGGTAATGTTATTTGTTAAGTATTTAAGTGATGTGTATAAAGAACATTATGATGAATATGCACAAAAATATAATGGTGATGAAGCAAGAATTGAAAGAGCATTAGGTAGAGAAAGATTTTCTTTAGATAAAAAGTCAACTTTTGATTATTTATATGAAAATAGAAACTCAACTGAAGTAGGAGATACAATTAATAAAGCTTTAGAGCACATAGAAGAATCTAACAAATCAAAACTAAGAGGAGTATTTAGAAATATAGATTTTAATTCGCAAGTTATATTAGGTAACACTAAAGAACGGAATGATATATTAAGAACATTGTTAATTGACTTCAATGGATTAGACTTAAGGCCTGAGCATTTAGAAGGAAATGATGTTATTGGTGACTCTTATGAATATATGATAGCTCAATTTGCATCTGATGCGGGTAAGAAGGGTGGAGAGTTTTTTACACCTTCAATGGTTTCAGAATTATTGTCTAGATTAGTTAAGCCAAAAGAAAATGATAGAATATATGATCCAACCTGTGGTTCAGGTTCATTACTTATACGAGCATTTAAAAAAGTTCCTAATGGAAAAGCTCAAATATATGGGCAGGAAAGAAATGGTCAAACACATTCACTTTGTAAGATGAATATGTTTTTACATGGAATAGATGATGCAAAGATTGCAAATGGGGATACATTAGCGAATCCACTTCATTTAGAAGATGATAAGCTTATGAAATTTCAGGTAGTTGTAGCAAATCCACCTTTTTCATTAGATAAATGGGCAATGGGATTTTCAGGGGCAGAAACAGAAAATAGTAAGGAATCTGATGATAAAAAGTTTAAAATGGAAGCGTCACTAGATCCATATAGAAGGTTTGAATGGGGAGTACCACCATCAAGTAAAGGCGATTTTGCTTTTGTATTACATATGGTGTACTCTTTAGCTGAAGACGGAAGAATGGGAGTTGTACTGCCTCATGGAGTATTATTTAGAGGCGCAAGTGAAGGGAAAATAAGAAAGGAACTATTAGATAGAAACCTTTTAGATGCAGTAATAGGACTGCCAACGAACTTATTCTTTGGAACCGGTATACCTGCAGCTATATTAATATTTAAAAAGAATAGAGAAAAACAGGATGTGCTTTTTATAGATGCCTCTGGTGAAGGACATTTTGAAAAAGATAAAAATCAAAATAAGTTAAGAGAAGAAGATTTAAAGGAAATAGAAAAAGTATATAATAATTATAAAACTATTGATAAGTATAGTTATTTAGCAACTTTAGATGAAATTAAAGAAAATGATTATAATTTAAATATTCCAAGATATGTTGACATATTTGAAGAAGAAAAAATGGTTGATATGGATGAGGTTGCTCAAAATATTAATAATATTAAAGCAGAACTTCAGGAGGTTGAAAAAGAAATGGCTAAGTATTTAGATGAACTTGGATTGTAG
- a CDS encoding M48 family metallopeptidase: protein MNIYEVKYGADKIAFSIKRKKVKNINLNIRITGEVIVTAREEVPIEFIVAFVERKANWITKQTKYFKYHEPESTAKKEMVSGETIKYLGRQYRLKVLESTNECVKYFRGYIYLYVKDKSKYRRKEILLNNWFDFKCRKIFMSSYDKTYKIVEKYEIPNVQINIRKMKSRWGSCILEKQIIILNRELIKAPKYCIEYVILHELIHMKYRNHNKDFYDFLYTLMPDWKERKRILDEEIVMDL, encoded by the coding sequence ATGAACATATATGAAGTAAAATATGGGGCAGATAAAATTGCATTTAGCATAAAACGAAAGAAAGTTAAAAACATAAATTTAAATATTAGGATTACAGGAGAAGTTATTGTAACTGCTAGGGAGGAAGTACCAATAGAATTCATAGTGGCATTTGTTGAAAGAAAGGCTAACTGGATTACTAAACAAACCAAGTATTTTAAATATCATGAGCCGGAAAGTACAGCTAAAAAAGAAATGGTTAGTGGAGAAACAATAAAATACTTAGGAAGGCAATATAGACTAAAAGTTTTAGAGAGTACTAATGAGTGTGTTAAATACTTTAGAGGATATATTTATCTATATGTCAAAGATAAGAGTAAGTACAGACGTAAGGAGATATTATTAAACAACTGGTTTGATTTTAAATGTAGAAAAATATTTATGAGTAGTTACGATAAAACATATAAAATAGTCGAAAAATATGAGATACCTAATGTTCAGATTAATATTAGAAAGATGAAATCAAGATGGGGATCATGTATTTTAGAAAAACAAATTATAATTTTGAATAGAGAACTTATAAAAGCACCTAAGTATTGTATTGAATATGTTATTTTACATGAATTAATTCATATGAAATACAGGAACCATAATAAGGACTTTTATGATTTTCTATATACTTTAATGCCAGACTGGAAAGAAAGAAAAAGGATATTAGATGAAGAAATTGTGATGGATTTATAG
- the thpR gene encoding RNA 2',3'-cyclic phosphodiesterase, which yields MRVFIAIEFSKDIKDYMYRVQQDLKVSMEKGNFSNVENFHITLRFIGEQSQDKILALKQAVEKTAASGISFKLQTDTIGFFPKGNKKVLWMGITSEKALLEKLFLSLELELEKIGIKREEKPFSPHITLVREAILKEDFTMIKQNTRLENREICVENISLMESTRINGKLTYIPLYVCKIGQ from the coding sequence ATGAGAGTGTTTATAGCAATTGAGTTTTCAAAGGATATAAAGGACTATATGTATAGAGTTCAGCAAGATTTAAAAGTTAGTATGGAAAAAGGGAATTTTAGTAATGTAGAAAATTTCCACATTACACTAAGGTTTATAGGAGAGCAGTCCCAAGATAAAATTCTAGCTTTAAAACAAGCTGTAGAAAAAACTGCTGCTAGCGGGATTTCATTTAAACTTCAGACAGACACAATTGGATTTTTTCCAAAGGGAAATAAGAAAGTGCTCTGGATGGGAATTACAAGTGAAAAAGCTTTATTAGAGAAACTTTTCTTATCTTTAGAATTAGAGCTTGAAAAAATAGGAATTAAAAGAGAAGAAAAGCCTTTTAGTCCACATATTACATTAGTTAGGGAAGCAATTTTAAAAGAAGATTTTACAATGATTAAGCAAAATACTAGACTAGAAAATAGAGAAATATGTGTAGAAAACATATCATTGATGGAAAGCACAAGAATCAATGGAAAGTTAACATATATCCCACTTTATGTCTGTAAAATAGGTCAATAG